GAAAAGCAGTAATTAATCAAGCAATAAAATCTAACCAACCTTTAGCAATCTTATTAATTGATCTTGATCACTTTAAAAGTATTAATGATACTTATGGTCACGATGTTGGCGATATTGCTCTGAAACAGGTGTCTTCAATTTTGGCTAAACATATTAGAGAAAAAGATATTTTAGGACGTCTAGGAGGAGAAGAATTTGCTCTAATTTTACCAGAAACTACCCAAGATAAGGTCTTAATTATAGCCGAACGGTTACGGTTAATGATAGCTCAAGAATTAATAATAGTTCATCAGCAAAAAATCAGCCTAACAGTTAGTATTGGTATAGCGACTTTAACTGAAAATATCTATGAGATTAATTCTCTATTGAAAAAAGCAGATCAAGCACTTTACCAAGCGAAACATCAAGGACGTAATTGTATAGTGAAAAGCGAGTGATTTAACCAAAAGTGCTAAACTAACAAACAAACTAGGTCAAATATGCCAAAACTGTGAACTTAGAACCAGACTCGCCTAAACATCTGTCACCCTTTTATCATGGGTTATTATGGGGGATAATTATTACCCTAACAGTTGTAGTTTCTGCTACTATTGGTGCAACCGCTACTTGGAAATTTCCTTCTTTATTTGAAGCTATACAAAATATCTCTAAAACCTATTCAGAATAATGTCTTTAACATCAATCTTTGCTAAATTAATCTTACTCTTGAGTGCTGCTATAATACTAGTATTCTTAATGGCTACCCCTACTGCTTTTGCTCAAGCTAACCGCGTTAATTATACTAGCACAGAATTACAAGATCGGGATTTCTCTAATTTAGACCTCCATGGGAGTGTTTTTGCTGATGCTGATATGCGTCGGGCTAATTTTTCAGGAGCTAATTTAGAGGGTTCAATTCTCACTCAAGGAATATTTTTAGAAGCTAATTTGACTGGAGCTAATCTGAGTGATTCTCTAGCGGATCGCGCGACTTTTGACCAAGCGAATTTAACTAACGCTATTTTTGTCGAGGCGATCGCGATTCGTAGTCGTTTTTTTGATGCGATCATCACAGGTGCTGATTTTACAGGAACGATTCTTGATGAATATCAGGTTAATTTACTCTGTGAATACGCATCAGGAATCAATCCGGTGA
The nucleotide sequence above comes from Gloeocapsa sp. DLM2.Bin57. Encoded proteins:
- a CDS encoding pentapeptide repeat-containing protein, coding for MSLTSIFAKLILLLSAAIILVFLMATPTAFAQANRVNYTSTELQDRDFSNLDLHGSVFADADMRRANFSGANLEGSILTQGIFLEANLTGANLSDSLADRATFDQANLTNAIFVEAIAIRSRFFDAIITGADFTGTILDEYQVNLLCEYASGINPVTGVSTRDSLGCRD